A region from the Sporohalobacter salinus genome encodes:
- a CDS encoding class I SAM-dependent methyltransferase, with translation MEKVDKNFIKKSFENAINNYSDATKNIGLWKSEEYVINKYFEKEKSILDIGCGTGRTTFELYKKGYTNIIGLDLTPDMIKEANSINEEKGTNIEFVVGDATNLDFEENCFDYVLFAFNGIMQIPQRKNRIKALKEIRRILKSEGMFIFTTHDREINESYKDFWKRENELLKSGKRDERLYEYGDKIIEYEEEDRDLFIHFPDKEEIIKCLNKTGWELIEDFYRADLFEESEQVKEFSAECRFWVVKK, from the coding sequence ATGGAAAAAGTAGATAAAAATTTTATAAAGAAATCATTTGAAAATGCAATTAATAATTATAGTGATGCCACTAAAAATATTGGGTTATGGAAATCAGAAGAATATGTTATTAATAAATATTTTGAAAAGGAAAAATCTATTTTAGATATTGGGTGTGGAACTGGGAGAACAACATTTGAATTATATAAAAAAGGATATACTAATATTATAGGTTTAGATTTAACTCCTGATATGATTAAGGAAGCTAATAGTATAAATGAAGAGAAAGGAACTAACATTGAGTTTGTAGTAGGAGATGCAACAAATTTAGATTTTGAGGAAAACTGTTTTGATTATGTATTATTTGCGTTTAATGGAATTATGCAAATACCTCAAAGAAAAAATAGAATTAAAGCTTTAAAAGAAATTAGAAGAATACTAAAATCAGAAGGAATGTTCATTTTTACAACTCATGATAGAGAAATAAATGAAAGTTATAAAGACTTTTGGAAAAGAGAAAATGAATTATTGAAATCAGGAAAACGAGATGAAAGATTATATGAATATGGCGATAAGATTATAGAGTATGAGGAAGAAGATAGAGACTTATTTATTCATTTTCCAGATAAAGAAGAAATAATAAAGTGCTTAAATAAAACTGGTTGGGAACTTATTGAGGATTTCTATAGAGCTGATTTATTTGAAGAAAGTGAACAAGTTAAAGAGTTTTCAGCAGAGTGCAGATTTTGGGTAGTGAAGAAATAA
- a CDS encoding AbrB/MazE/SpoVT family DNA-binding domain-containing protein has product MKSTGIVRKVDDLGRIVIPIELRRTLKIDEKDPLEIYVNGDSIIFKKYEPACVFCGNAGNTIVFKEKIICKDCLAEMTDSA; this is encoded by the coding sequence ATGAAATCCACAGGAATTGTTAGAAAAGTTGATGATTTAGGAAGAATAGTAATTCCAATTGAATTAAGAAGAACTCTTAAAATTGATGAAAAAGACCCTCTAGAAATTTACGTAAATGGAGACAGTATAATTTTTAAAAAATATGAACCAGCCTGTGTCTTCTGTGGCAATGCTGGAAATACTATTGTTTTCAAGGAAAAAATAATCTGCAAAGATTGCTTAGCTGAAATGACTGACAGTGCTTAA